A window of Garra rufa chromosome 6, GarRuf1.0, whole genome shotgun sequence genomic DNA:
GAGCAACAAACTCAACCTTCATCACCATCATCAGTGGTTTTGGGTTTGTTCACACAGAATGTGCTTTTTCATTTGTGTTTTGCAGTGTCTCTCATCAAACGCTGCTCTAAACTTTATTTCACTGCAGCATCAGCTGTGTGTTCTGTGTGAACGACCCTCACAGCTGCTGaccacatgtgtgtgtgtgtgtgtgtgtgtgtggaggatCATGGGTAATTCACCAGCAGCTCTATTCAGGTTTCATTATACAACAAACATTAATTATTCATGTCAGGTGTAATTTAATGCCAGCAtctcacacacacgcacgcacacacacacacacacacacacacatacatgcttTTTACACTGAGCTAATCATATTTTCTATTCCTACATGTAACCATAACAGaaaatatatgcatttttcatttttattttaaataaaaaatagtttagtATGTTTCTTTAGTCATTTGAATGATGAAGGACGTGCTTATAATGTAGGAGACctgaaaccacacacacacacacacacacacaaatatacaccgctgctcaaaagtttgggatcagtaccatatttaatgctttttaagagacttttctgctcatcaaggctgcgtttatgtGACTGAAATACAGAAAAACGGtagtattgtgaaatgttattgccatttaaaatagtggttttctatatgaatatactttaaaatagaatttattcctgtgatgcaaagctgaatttatcatCATCAttgagtatattaaaataaaatattattttgaattgcaataacatataattttgtttttgatcaaacaaatggaactttgatgagcataagagactttaaaaaaaaaaaaaaacattaaaaatcgtactgatcccaaacttttgagcgtcaGTGTACATAAATGAGCTGATGTCACAAAAGCTAATATTTTTACATAAAGCCaattaaaatgactacaaatacTAAAACATTGAGCAGTTTAGAATAAAAAGACGACAATAATAAGGAACAGATTTTGAAAAGAGTGGTTTCGATGAGGATGTCCATGAGTGGAGAAGGTTTGTCCAGTTTGTGCTGAATGTCAAACAATCATcaatcacacaaacacactcatcaTAACGGCACAAACTGATCCACACCACAGTCCAgacccaacacacacacacactgacctctGACCTCACCGATAACACACTCTCACACTGACCTCTGCAGTTGACCTCTGACCTCACTGctaactcactcactcactcactcactcactcactcactcactcactctcactCCAGTGTGTGCGGATGCTGTCGATCACAGCACAGCTGGAGGATGTTGATGATCAGATGATCAGATGGTCTGGTATCCGGCGTGTGTCCGCTTCCTGCCGATCAGATACGCGACGAGGACGATCAGCACCAGTCCGGCCAGAGCCGCGCCCACGATGATGGGGATGAGCATGTTCTCCTGATCCAAGCGACACTCCtccactgcacacacacacacacacacacacacacacacacacacagagagagagagagagagagagtgtttacatttaaaaggggtcatcagatgcccattttccacaagttgatatgattcttttggggcttaatgaaaagtctataatatactttggttaaaaattctcaatagtagtgtaaaaaacacccttttaccttgtcaaaatcagctctgcaaaacatcaactcattttattgcatgggccctttaaatgcaaatgagctctgcctgccccgcccctctctgatgtaggattatgagccgtaatgtttactttagctgcgttaagcacattattaagaaaggccaattgcaaagatgcataaaaaacccttacactcacttctgctgtgggtgaagctgcatcaggaacgattcacacgaacattGGCACACACATGTAGATGGGAATCAGCGCTttcattttaaaaactaaagtcaagttaaacctctgcgtcttcagcggctcagatgtcgggagtaaatgatgactgctatgtttaATTATTACTTCCAACAACAAtaacacctcaattgctcaatccgagacattcttgtcttcctctgcacctgagtcacacaatggagatcagagtcggactgtttgagctcggtgagggcggggctaaggtaaggcgctcatgtcaatcaactatcgtgggaggggcctctgtctgtgtgtcatcacacccacaagaagctgacaatgagctgattttaaaaaggggatagtacttttaaagattaaacaaataccaCTGGTTGTATTTTTATCATTGCAGGGTGGTTGTGAACAAACttacaacacacattaatgttcaaacaacatggaaaaattagttttgcatccgataacCCCTTTAAATCATAAAACAGTGCCTCTGTTGATGAATCTGACACAGGAGCACAGCTCAGTACCTGCAGAGAAGCGGTTTGAGGTGATGTTGAAGGGCTGCAGCTGCATTCTGAAGGTATTGATGGAGAAAGTGGGGAGGACTGAGAGCGTCTGCTCCGCGCTGCACATGTACGAGCGACCCACGCTGCACTGCAGGAGGTTCAGAGAGCCGTTTCCTTCGGCGAACCGATCTGCAGCAATCACAACATTCAATCACATTCATTAGTGACATCAGTCATGGGAGAAGAAATACAAATTAGTCACAGAGAAAACATCGCTCTGTGTTTGATTGAACTGGAGCTCTGGGAATATTCTGGATAATCATCCTCATTCTTCAAAGCACAACTAGCGGTTTTCTGGGAATGTGCTGCTGTCgtgttaaaaataaagcaaatggAGGATTTACAATTCAACATgttcaatttttttaatattactcaGGCATGTTTAAGAACATTAACATGAAAACCCATCTTTATCGCCACTATGtgactctataaaaaaaaaaacattaaatatgtgaccctggaccacaaaaccaaaaccagttttaaatggtcaattttttgagatttatacaagatgaataaataagctttccatagatgtattgtttgttaggataggaatatttggctgaaatacaactattggaaaatctgcaatctgaaggtgcacaaaaatctaaatatcgagaaaactgcctttaaaattgtctgaatgaagttcttagcaatgcatattactaatccaaaattaagttttgatatattacagtaggaaattcactaaatatcttcatggaacatgatctttacttaatatcctaatgatttttggcataaaaggaaaaatcgatcattttgacccctacaatgtattgttggctattgctgcaaatatacccgtgctacttacgactggttttgtgctccagggtcacatttttaagaGCTCTGTGAACGACATAAAAACTTTTTATGGCTTGAAATGAACTGTTCACCTAAatatgaaaatcctgtcatcgtTTACTTCTAAACCTGCATGAGTTTCTGTCTCCTGTTGAACACAacagatattctgaagaatgctggtaaccaaacagttccaattgttccatttttgggtgaactatacctttacaTTTTACATCAGATACagtcaaacaaaaaaatattcagacagcAGGCatcagtttttatatatattttcccctcactatagttcatttatgtaagtgaggatagcaaaatagtAAACTGTgacttcatatagtggactaccaTTAAAATTTGGAACCAAAAATTTGGGTTTTTTCGTTAACTGCTGATGCAACTTTtatacaccacagactgaacaaaattaagcattactTGGAAACTGGTCAACAAATtgttgatagttgtgtaaatattgtcacacTAACAGCTGTTAGAATTTTTGGTTGATAGTAATCCATTACGTACATTTCTATCAAAGTCagctgacattatcaagatgaatttgttctgacagcttaacacagttcttgtcatattttattaccagtttctaaactatagcgaattaactgtgataatgtgagaaatgttgaagtgTGTGAATAGATTGTGGTTTGACTGTATGAATTCAGCAGATTTATATGGCTGTGCTGCTGATTGTGAACGATGTACCTGTCATGTCAGGCCAGAAGGCAGAGATGTTCACAGCGCTCAGGTAAAACTTCTGTGTAGTGGAGTTCTGCAGAGACACACAAAACACCTCTGGTTATCATCATGCTATCActacaggacacacacacacgcacgcacacacgcacacacgcacacgcaccaGTGCAAAGGTGAAGGTGAGGTTGGTGAGCTCCTCTGTCAGCACCAGCGTGGCAAGCGTGGCTCCACACGACCCTGAAGCTGTGGTTTTGTTGGGCTGCAGGTTCACCACCTCACTGACCGTCTGCGGAGGATCAGATCAAGGGTCAGCGATGGTCAAACACACGTGACATAATCAGAAAGTGAGTGTGAGCATTGGTCACCTGGTTCAGAGATTTGGAGCGGTGCGTGACGTTGAGCTGAAGCCCCATGAGCGCCAGCAGACAGGCGGTGCCGTTGGTGTTGGTGAGGGTGTAGTTTCCACGCTCCGGAGCGGGCGGCGGGACGGGTGACGGTGCGGCGGTGGTTCTGGGCGTCTGAGTCGGAGCGACGGTCGTGACTGGCAGATCAGCACTGCAAACGCTCTCTACACTCACCACAGATATATTCACACAGATTCAGAAGGGATTCACAGACATAAACAGGAGCAGCTCTACAAAAAGTCACTTGTACAGAAGTCACtagttaacatgactaacaaAACACTAACAGCTCTAgagtttatttgtgaccctggaccacaaaaccagtcataagggtacattttttgagatTTAGATTTATCCACcatcataaataagctttccattgatgtatggtttgctaggataggacaacatttggcagatattgagaaaatcatatttaaaagttatccaaatgaagttcttagcagtgcatatcaCTCATTAAATACATTTACGTAAGAGAAACACAACCTTTTATCAAACCTATGACCTCTGCAACCTCCATCCCTCTTTAACagtgttattttgttattttaaatataatatattttgaattagcattatatacacatacatatacttTTCTACATAATTGTCTGAAACGGTGTCTGTCAGTGACACAATCTCATTAACAGATTCTTAATATTAGTTCTTCATTATAATTAGGTTTTTATAAATATGATTTTCATTTATGATgtagtgatttttttatttttaatatttattttttactttattttgtttagtttttttatttttacaggcATCTATTGTTATCAACCTTTACCTAttatgaaaaactaaataaacattttaaatatatacactgctgctcaaaagtttgggatcagttagatttttaatgggttttaaagacgtttcttatgctcatcaaggctgcatttatttgatgaaaaatacagtaatattgtgaaatattaaaataactgttttctatgtgaatatattttaaaatataatatattcctgtgatgcaaagctgaattttcagcatcattactgcagtcttcagtgtcacacgatccttcagaaatcattctaatatactgatttattatcagtgctggatttttttttcagttagctgacaagacatttcctgtttttcatttattttattttagctgtgTATTTGCATTAACCAAAGGTTAATATTTGGTTTTATTTAACAATGCTcttttttaaggggagacactgcaggcaaaaacactgttttttcaagcacctgtcaagttttttagattttttggtttttttcagactagtggaaaaaaacatccaaaagacactgttaagcatttcttttatagcactttgtctatttgtgtcaatagatttaaattacaatacagatttttaaaggccgttttctcaaaatgagttttttctcctacactgagccataaatctccacttcagcagcacttacacacacaccacactttacatttgtattcctgtctatatcctgaagtttttttttacagagggatttgttaatATATAGTTAGCttgattttaaacattttattcccttaaaaatggtaaaaaataaatacaagatTTTCTGTCTGTTTAAGTTTATCTGAATTAtgaagtgacaaaatgagatacccaaaatcccctctgtaaaaacatttgactctaaaatgtcaaaaaattagtCTTATATTTTTGCACTAGAAacgtatgcaaattagtgcatattataatgcctcatttgcatattaaaacctaacattttagaaaatttgtaatacaatgtttgcaattatcaatgtaaatcAACTGAGCAAGTGagatgataactattagttaatttaccctattcacctgcagtgtctcgcctcaAATAAATGAACACTTATTTAAACTGCATTAACTTATGCACTCAGCTGCAGCATAGATCTATTAGACTAACTTCGTTTTCCCTCATGAATGAGATGCTCTGTTCTCTTAGGCTCTGGGCATCCGATTACCCAGCAGCCCCCATCAGCAGACACACATGAATGAAAGAGTTCAATCGCTCGGATTCAAGaataaaacagttgagtgcaaTTCAATAACCTGTTCAACCGGTTCTGAAAAGAACCAAAAGGATGATTCATTCACATGTGCATGCTGGGAAaccaacatatgtgaccctggagcacaaaaccagtcttaagtcgctggggtatgtttatagcaatagccaaaaatacattgtatgggtcaaaattattgatttttcttttatgccaaaaatcattagtaaattaagtaaagatcatgttccatgaagattttttgtactgtaaacatatcaaaatgtaatttttgattagtaatacgcattgttaagtgcttaatttggacaactttaaaggagattttctaagtattttgatttatttgcaccctcagattccagattttcaaatagatgtatctcagccaaatattgctctatcctaacaaaccatatatcaatagaaatcttatttattgaactttcatatgcatgcatctcagttttgtcaaatttaaccttatggctggttttgtggtccagggtcacatgtgaggTGGGATCACCAAGAACTGGTAAAACAACACTTAATTTAATGTCAAGGAGGTCACAAGTGACCATCATGTGCATCTCATACCGTCTTTGCTGAGGTTTGCTCCGGTCATATACGCCTCCAAGTGCACATCAGAGAAGGTGACGTTGGCTCTGGCGCTCAGACTGACGGTGCTGGAGCTCACACACTTGTAGGTGCTGTTCATCCTCGCAAAGATTTCAGATACGTTTGTCATCATCGTCTCCACTCCTGTGAGAGAAACACATGTGAGCGGATGCTTGA
This region includes:
- the lamp1a gene encoding lysosome-associated membrane glycoprotein 1a, which encodes MVRRCSSAGVCWTLLMGCVFAAHAVTFEVTDGNSTCIKADLNASFSITYNTNNGTRVVVFGLPSSARVGNGSSCGGREVPPELQVSFGAGHALGLVFSSDGRLYRVANMSLQYNLSDTSTFPQSSSTGVETMMTNVSEIFARMNSTYKCVSSSTVSLSARANVTFSDVHLEAYMTGANLSKDESVCSADLPVTTVAPTQTPRTTAAPSPVPPPAPERGNYTLTNTNGTACLLALMGLQLNVTHRSKSLNQTVSEVVNLQPNKTTASGSCGATLATLVLTEELTNLTFTFALNSTTQKFYLSAVNISAFWPDMTDRFAEGNGSLNLLQCSVGRSYMCSAEQTLSVLPTFSINTFRMQLQPFNITSNRFSAVEECRLDQENMLIPIIVGAALAGLVLIVLVAYLIGRKRTHAGYQTI